The following DNA comes from Actinomycetota bacterium.
ACCGACGAGGAGCTGGACTCGCTCCCGGTGGCCTCGGCCAAGGCCATCGAGATCGAACGGTTCGTCGAGGCCGAGGAGATCGACCCGATCTACTTCCAGAAGGCCTACTACCTGGTGCCCGAGGGCACCGGGGTCAAGGCCTACCACCTGCTGCGCGAGGCCATGGCCGACGACGGCAAGGTCGCCCTGGCCAAGGTCGCCTTCCGCGACAAGGAGCACCTGGCCACCCTGCGGCTCCGCGACAACGTGTTCGTGCTGGAGACGATGTACTGGCCGGACGAGATCCGTGAGCCCAAGTTCGACGTCCTGGACGAGTCGGTCGAGCTGCGGCCCCAGGAGATCCGCATGGCCCGCAGCCTGATCGACAGCCTCACCGACGCCTTCCAGCCCGAGGAGTTCACCGACGACTACCGGGCGGCGCTCGAGGAGCTGGTCCAGAGGAAGATCCAGGGTGAGGAGATCACCTACACCGAAGAGGCCGAGCCTTCCAAGGTGGTCGACCTGATGGAGGCGCTGAAGGCGAGCGTCGAAGCGGCCAAGGCCGGCAAGCCGGCCCCCGAGCCCAAGACGACCAGCCGGCGGCGCAAGAAGGCGGCAGGCGAGTAGGCCAGCAGGCGAGGAGCAGGCGTCCCGGTCCCGGGGCGTCGTGGGGG
Coding sequences within:
- a CDS encoding Ku protein, whose translation is MKTIWKGAISFGLVTIPVRVYGATEAKSLRFNQLHEPDGGRIRYKRVCSVDGEEVDYSEIVKGYEYEKDHYVTLTDEELDSLPVASAKAIEIERFVEAEEIDPIYFQKAYYLVPEGTGVKAYHLLREAMADDGKVALAKVAFRDKEHLATLRLRDNVFVLETMYWPDEIREPKFDVLDESVELRPQEIRMARSLIDSLTDAFQPEEFTDDYRAALEELVQRKIQGEEITYTEEAEPSKVVDLMEALKASVEAAKAGKPAPEPKTTSRRRKKAAGE